The following are from one region of the Muntiacus reevesi chromosome 3, mMunRee1.1, whole genome shotgun sequence genome:
- the DNAJC27 gene encoding dnaJ homolog subfamily C member 27 isoform X2, translating into MEASMPKRKEPGKSLRIKVISMGNAEVGKSCIIKRYCEKRFVSKYLATIGIDYGVTKVQVRDREIKVNIFDMAGHPFFYEVRNEFYKDTQGVILVYDVGQKDSFDALDAWLAEMKQDLGPHGNMENIVFAVCANKIDCTKHRCVDESEGRLWAESKGFLYFETSAQTGEGINEMFQG; encoded by the exons ATGGAGGCCAGCATGCCGAAGcggaaggagcctggcaagtccCTGCGCATCAAAGTCATCTCCATGGGCAACGCCGAAGTGGGAAAA aGCTGTATTATAAAGCGATACTGTGAGAAGAGATTTGTGTCTAAATACCTCGCAACAATTGGAATTgactatggagtcacaaa GGTACAAGTCAGAGACAGAGAGATCAAAGTTAACATCTTTGATATGGCTGGACATCCCTTCTTCTACgag GTTCGTAATGAGTTTTACAAGGACACACAGGGTGTGATACTGGTCTATGATGTTGGGCAGAAGGATTCCTTTGATGCCCTTGATGCATGGCTGGCAGAAATGAAGCAAGATCTTGGACCTCATGGAAACATGGAAAATATTGTATTTGCAGTGTGTGCCAACAAG ATTGACTGTACTAAGCACCGCtgtgttgatgaaagtgaaggacgTCTTTGGGCTGAAAGCAAAGGGTTCCTGTACTTTGAAACCTCGGCTCAAACTGGAGAAGGAATCAATGAGATGTTCCAG GGATGA
- the DNAJC27 gene encoding dnaJ homolog subfamily C member 27 isoform X1 — protein sequence MEASMPKRKEPGKSLRIKVISMGNAEVGKSCIIKRYCEKRFVSKYLATIGIDYGVTKVQVRDREIKVNIFDMAGHPFFYEVRNEFYKDTQGVILVYDVGQKDSFDALDAWLAEMKQDLGPHGNMENIVFAVCANKIDCTKHRCVDESEGRLWAESKGFLYFETSAQTGEGINEMFQTFYISIVDLCENGGKRPNTNSSASFTKEQADTIRRIRSSKDSWDMLGVKPGASRDEVNKAYRKLAVLLHPDKCVAPGSEDAFKAVVNARTALLKNIK from the exons ATGGAGGCCAGCATGCCGAAGcggaaggagcctggcaagtccCTGCGCATCAAAGTCATCTCCATGGGCAACGCCGAAGTGGGAAAA aGCTGTATTATAAAGCGATACTGTGAGAAGAGATTTGTGTCTAAATACCTCGCAACAATTGGAATTgactatggagtcacaaa GGTACAAGTCAGAGACAGAGAGATCAAAGTTAACATCTTTGATATGGCTGGACATCCCTTCTTCTACgag GTTCGTAATGAGTTTTACAAGGACACACAGGGTGTGATACTGGTCTATGATGTTGGGCAGAAGGATTCCTTTGATGCCCTTGATGCATGGCTGGCAGAAATGAAGCAAGATCTTGGACCTCATGGAAACATGGAAAATATTGTATTTGCAGTGTGTGCCAACAAG ATTGACTGTACTAAGCACCGCtgtgttgatgaaagtgaaggacgTCTTTGGGCTGAAAGCAAAGGGTTCCTGTACTTTGAAACCTCGGCTCAAACTGGAGAAGGAATCAATGAGATGTTCCAG ACCTTTTATATATCCATAGTTGATTTATGTGAAAATGGCGGAAAACGTCCTAACACAAATAGCAGTGCTAGTTTCACCAAAGAACAAGCAGACACCATTCGCAGAATTCGAAGTAGTAAGGACAGTTGGGACATGTTGGGAGTCAAACCTGGGGCCTCAAG GGATGAAGTCAATAAAGCATATCGGAAACTTGCTGTGCTGCTTCACCCTGACAAATGTGTAGCACCTGGTAGTGAAGATGCCTTCAAAGCTGTTGTGAATGCCCGAACAGCCCTCCTGAAAAACATCaagtag